One genomic segment of Candidatus Nezhaarchaeota archaeon includes these proteins:
- a CDS encoding ABC transporter ATP-binding protein: MSENEPLKPLIELENVSYTYPDGTCALKKVSVKIPEKSIVAITGANGSGKSTLLLIMAGLLDPQEGCVRFRGIDVKKLGHKVRREIGVVFQDPDDQLFAPTVYDDIAFGLRLLKLSEKEVRARVYEIARELGIENLLNRPPHRLSGGEKRRVALATTLILNPSVLLLDEPFSDLTPYAVEYLMDLIMKLRDSGRTIVFTSHDVDIVAELSDYVYVLAKGQLVAQGEPNEVLCNDELLGKAEMRPPTVTIIYRELMGYSDRCPIKMSELLSILRSRIVAPHSHNGVACNKFAFK; this comes from the coding sequence ATGAGTGAAAATGAGCCCCTAAAGCCACTAATAGAGCTCGAGAATGTGTCATACACATATCCTGATGGAACTTGCGCGCTTAAGAAGGTTAGCGTTAAAATACCAGAGAAGAGCATTGTTGCGATAACGGGGGCTAATGGATCCGGTAAGAGCACCTTGCTTCTGATAATGGCCGGCTTATTAGATCCTCAAGAGGGCTGCGTTAGGTTTAGAGGCATAGACGTGAAGAAGCTCGGACACAAAGTAAGGCGCGAAATAGGAGTGGTCTTTCAAGACCCCGATGATCAGCTCTTCGCACCAACAGTCTACGACGACATAGCCTTTGGCTTAAGGCTTCTGAAGTTAAGCGAGAAAGAAGTTAGAGCGCGCGTCTATGAGATAGCGCGCGAGCTGGGCATCGAGAACTTGCTGAATAGACCTCCACATAGGCTTAGTGGTGGCGAGAAGCGTAGAGTAGCTCTCGCCACAACTCTGATCTTAAATCCATCAGTACTACTCCTAGACGAACCCTTCTCAGACTTAACTCCTTACGCAGTCGAGTACTTAATGGACCTTATCATGAAGCTTAGAGACTCTGGGAGGACCATAGTGTTCACGAGTCACGATGTAGACATCGTCGCTGAGTTATCCGATTACGTCTACGTCTTAGCCAAAGGTCAGTTAGTAGCTCAAGGAGAGCCTAACGAGGTTCTGTGCAACGATGAGCTGTTAGGCAAAGCCGAGATGAGACCTCCAACAGTGACGATCATATATAGAGAGCTTATGGGCTATAGTGACAGATGTCCCATTAAGATGTCAGAACTTTTATCAATACTAAGAAGTAGAATCGTAGCCCCTCATTCGCATAATGGTGTGGCATGCAATAAGTTTGCCTTTAAGTAA
- the cfbE gene encoding coenzyme F430 synthase: MDGLKRCRVLVVDMTHGGQVLCEELLRRGCVVHCFDNHRTLSEDSIKRLKSIGVEVHRDEAEIPDVELFDVVIVQHADPRLKIFSNAIESCVPIMTHARAVGIILSEEKGSTKIIEVTGTNGKTTVCNIIAKAASDQGLRVLVHDSINTRIVNGDSRVIAEGLSITPANIMRAWRLAEEEKIKPDVCIFEVSLGGTGAADIGVVTGIYENYKVSFMINAFNSKLQMALNMDSDKILVLNGDNKPTRRFIHVFRGRTNMYGFDGGHQVKGRLRDYEFNRGMVVEGEVYELNVVDGGKISCSFNFKLKPQLFGRYQASNALAALTASLSLGLKLDDVCKSISEFEGVSGRSKAIFEEWGLIVECRNRGVNIPAITSALNEALGLKKSRKIEKVIAVIGGTERAACEIVDAARLATWLREIDDIDLYILYGPLGARLSELNVKGYITSSLQEALLLAKREASKTLKTIVVVCGNEA; the protein is encoded by the coding sequence ATGGATGGATTAAAGCGATGTCGAGTCTTAGTAGTCGACATGACCCATGGCGGCCAGGTACTTTGTGAAGAACTTCTAAGAAGAGGTTGTGTTGTGCATTGTTTCGATAATCATAGGACTTTGTCGGAGGACAGCATTAAAAGGTTAAAGTCGATTGGCGTTGAAGTGCATAGAGATGAAGCTGAAATTCCTGATGTAGAGCTCTTTGACGTGGTGATAGTTCAACACGCTGATCCAAGACTTAAGATATTTTCTAACGCCATTGAAAGCTGCGTCCCAATAATGACTCACGCGAGAGCTGTCGGCATAATTCTAAGTGAAGAGAAAGGGTCGACTAAGATAATTGAGGTGACAGGAACTAATGGTAAGACGACTGTATGCAACATCATCGCTAAGGCCGCTTCCGATCAAGGTCTTAGAGTGTTGGTTCACGACAGCATCAACACCAGGATCGTAAATGGCGATAGCAGGGTTATAGCAGAAGGTTTGAGCATAACACCAGCTAACATCATGAGAGCATGGAGATTAGCTGAAGAGGAGAAGATCAAGCCTGATGTCTGCATTTTCGAGGTTTCACTTGGCGGTACGGGAGCTGCTGACATTGGTGTTGTGACCGGGATCTACGAGAATTACAAGGTTTCCTTCATGATCAATGCCTTCAACAGCAAGCTTCAAATGGCTCTCAACATGGATTCCGACAAGATCCTAGTATTGAATGGCGATAACAAGCCTACGCGCAGATTCATCCATGTCTTTAGAGGTCGTACAAACATGTACGGATTTGATGGAGGTCATCAGGTTAAGGGTAGACTACGAGACTACGAGTTTAATCGCGGTATGGTGGTTGAGGGAGAGGTCTACGAGCTTAACGTAGTTGATGGTGGTAAAATTAGCTGTTCCTTCAATTTTAAGCTTAAACCACAATTGTTCGGTAGGTATCAAGCCTCGAATGCTCTTGCAGCATTAACTGCTTCACTAAGCTTAGGCTTAAAGCTCGATGATGTTTGCAAGTCGATTTCTGAGTTTGAAGGTGTTAGTGGGAGGTCTAAAGCCATTTTTGAGGAATGGGGTTTAATAGTCGAGTGTAGAAATCGTGGAGTTAACATTCCAGCTATAACTTCAGCATTGAACGAAGCATTAGGCTTAAAGAAGTCGAGGAAAATTGAGAAAGTAATAGCGGTGATAGGAGGAACTGAAAGAGCTGCATGCGAAATAGTAGATGCTGCTAGGCTTGCTACATGGCTTCGAGAAATAGATGACATCGACTTGTACATTCTCTACGGCCCCTTAGGTGCTAGGCTAAGCGAACTTAACGTTAAAGGTTACATTACCAGCTCTCTTCAAGAAGCTCTCTTACTAGCTAAAAGAGAGGCTTCGAAGACCTTAAAAACGATCGTCGTGGTGTGTGGAAATGAAGCTTGA
- a CDS encoding energy-coupling factor transporter transmembrane component T — protein MSKSLLSSFLNGIADVLEVFSFERKEDVKLFDDRSISISLLTLAIAVSFSKTVYSPLIVLLLVAILARLFKVDVRYTLKVASVVAIFVMGVTLPMALYQAYISYDVKGGLLASLMPIASSVTIPLILRAVAAATAVTLMVQCLGLTRLMKVLRSLRFPPKLLFVLTLYIRYIPIMLRRLVRLFSAREARLLNKSKLRNSWFMLSTVAGSLLIIGFEKALRLQMALKARGLHYDLIPTYSGKISLQDSIFMASMLGLAFMLVLM, from the coding sequence TTGTCTAAGAGCCTCTTATCATCGTTTTTAAACGGCATAGCCGATGTGTTGGAGGTCTTCTCGTTTGAGAGGAAAGAAGATGTAAAGCTCTTTGACGACAGATCTATTTCTATTTCACTCTTAACGCTAGCTATCGCTGTCTCTTTCTCTAAGACCGTATACTCACCTCTAATAGTGCTCTTACTAGTAGCCATACTAGCAAGGCTATTCAAAGTAGATGTTAGATACACGCTGAAAGTAGCAAGTGTAGTGGCTATCTTTGTTATGGGAGTAACGCTCCCAATGGCTTTGTACCAAGCATACATCAGCTACGATGTTAAAGGAGGCTTGCTCGCAAGCTTAATGCCAATAGCGAGCAGCGTCACCATCCCACTAATTTTAAGAGCTGTCGCAGCAGCTACTGCCGTAACGCTTATGGTTCAATGCTTGGGGTTAACAAGATTAATGAAGGTGCTTAGAAGTCTAAGGTTTCCTCCAAAGCTCCTCTTCGTGTTAACGCTATACATTAGGTACATACCCATAATGCTAAGACGGCTAGTAAGATTATTTTCAGCTCGTGAAGCGCGTTTACTGAACAAAAGTAAATTGAGGAATTCTTGGTTTATGCTGTCAACGGTAGCAGGGAGCTTACTTATAATTGGGTTTGAAAAAGCTCTTAGATTGCAAATGGCTCTTAAAGCCAGGGGACTCCACTATGATTTGATCCCAACATATTCAGGAAAAATTAGCTTACAGGATTCAATATTCATGGCATCAATGCTTGGATTAGCTTTCATGTTGGTGTTGATGTGA
- a CDS encoding cobalamin biosynthesis protein: MSNLIKSKKAWATIIVLLILSPIFGVVLADIVGYHEPLDLAAEAIGLRDVSEEITWTPFFDYNVPGLPAEIGYIISGAIGVIAITMIGYGILKLAEKRVRRKV; encoded by the coding sequence ATGAGCAACCTCATCAAGAGCAAGAAGGCTTGGGCAACAATAATAGTACTACTAATTCTAAGCCCAATATTTGGTGTAGTACTAGCTGATATCGTCGGCTATCATGAGCCTCTCGATCTAGCAGCTGAAGCTATAGGTCTTCGTGATGTGAGCGAGGAAATAACTTGGACTCCATTCTTCGACTACAACGTTCCTGGTTTGCCAGCTGAGATCGGCTACATCATTAGTGGAGCTATAGGGGTCATTGCTATCACGATGATAGGTTATGGAATCTTAAAATTGGCTGAGAAGAGAGTGAGAAGAAAGGTGTAA
- a CDS encoding AAA family ATPase encodes MKNIAIYGKGGIGKSTIACHLAAAWGLKGLKVALIGCDPKKDTCMLLTRNNPPKPLLEALMHGESIERCIVRGYANVLCMEIGGPEPGVGCAGRGLLLAFEHLDRLGVLEGLDVIVYDVPGDVVCGGFAVPMKRTGSEVYIVTSGEYLSLYAANGISKAVRRMRAKLGGIILNSKGSMSEEIKVVETFAAALNSKIIGVIPRLPILKKCSLEGKTIFQVRPKSRGSMIFKELAEKIIANAPREDVNELSDVELLSLVRKTQAV; translated from the coding sequence TTGAAGAACATAGCGATTTACGGCAAAGGCGGTATAGGTAAGTCGACGATAGCGTGTCACTTAGCAGCTGCTTGGGGACTCAAAGGACTGAAGGTAGCGTTGATAGGCTGTGATCCTAAGAAGGATACCTGCATGCTTTTAACGAGAAACAATCCCCCAAAGCCTCTACTCGAAGCCTTAATGCACGGAGAGTCGATAGAACGATGCATTGTGAGGGGCTATGCAAACGTGCTATGCATGGAGATTGGAGGGCCCGAGCCCGGTGTTGGCTGTGCTGGTCGAGGACTATTATTAGCATTTGAACACCTAGACCGCCTTGGAGTGCTTGAAGGTCTGGACGTCATAGTTTATGACGTTCCAGGTGATGTGGTTTGTGGCGGCTTCGCGGTTCCCATGAAGAGAACTGGCAGCGAAGTTTACATAGTTACATCGGGGGAGTACTTATCACTCTACGCAGCAAACGGAATAAGCAAAGCAGTAAGGAGGATGAGAGCCAAGCTTGGAGGCATAATATTAAACTCTAAGGGCTCAATGAGTGAGGAGATTAAGGTTGTAGAGACGTTTGCTGCAGCATTAAACTCGAAGATTATAGGGGTGATCCCTAGATTGCCAATACTCAAGAAGTGCAGCTTAGAGGGTAAGACTATCTTCCAAGTGAGGCCAAAGTCGAGAGGCTCTATGATATTCAAGGAGCTAGCTGAGAAAATTATTGCTAACGCACCTAGAGAGGATGTAAATGAATTAAGCGATGTAGAGCTATTATCTCTAGTGAGGAAGACTCAAGCAGTCTAG
- a CDS encoding energy-coupling factor ABC transporter permease produces the protein MHIPDGFLDVTTATLTYLVTIGYGYVAWRKFKAFFTPEGVSLLVVLSAAIFVAQMLNWPLPGGTSLHFVGGALAGILLGPLLGFISLALVVGVQCIIFHDGGVTTLGANLLNMAIIAVLVGYATFKFTIKLIGNKRSSRAIGAFIGGWLSIVLAGLACGLEIGLSPAFGFYIDVTVPVMVGWHAILGVVEGVITSLVVDFIYTRLPMVIYKGEGVKA, from the coding sequence ATGCATATACCAGATGGCTTCCTAGATGTTACTACAGCTACTCTAACATATCTCGTAACCATCGGTTATGGCTATGTAGCATGGAGGAAGTTCAAGGCCTTCTTCACCCCTGAAGGAGTATCACTCCTAGTTGTCCTCTCAGCAGCAATATTTGTGGCTCAAATGTTGAATTGGCCCTTACCTGGAGGCACTAGCCTTCACTTTGTTGGTGGAGCATTAGCTGGAATATTGCTTGGCCCTCTGCTTGGCTTCATATCATTAGCGCTAGTTGTTGGCGTTCAATGCATCATATTTCATGACGGTGGAGTAACTACGCTTGGAGCCAACCTCTTAAACATGGCGATAATCGCAGTACTAGTGGGTTATGCAACATTCAAGTTTACCATCAAGCTCATAGGAAATAAGCGAAGCTCAAGAGCTATAGGTGCATTTATAGGTGGATGGCTGAGTATCGTGCTAGCTGGTCTTGCGTGTGGTCTTGAGATAGGTTTGTCGCCGGCATTTGGCTTTTACATTGACGTCACAGTCCCAGTAATGGTTGGGTGGCATGCGATATTAGGTGTAGTAGAGGGTGTGATAACTTCCCTCGTGGTTGACTTCATCTACACGAGATTACCTATGGTGATCTATAAGGGTGAGGGGGTAAAAGCATGA
- the apgM gene encoding 2,3-bisphosphoglycerate-independent phosphoglycerate mutase, with protein sequence MKAIIIIGDGMADRPLEELNFMTPLEATKVNNMNWLASNGISGLLCSTVPESDVANLAVFGYDPSSVYTGRGGFEAVGAGVQLSDEDLAFRCDFATINEDFVVIDERAGRVREEAAELAEFLQDMRLKSFPDVELLFKQSLGFKGVLILRGEGLSANVHTSPPRLNHPADLIWPLDGSLEAKKTCEVLRELIRTSYILLKDHPINKKRRLLGKPMANVVIPWGVGKRPYLQPFSKKYKLRAACIAAARLIRGIAKLADMTVIDVPGATGEVDTNTRGKAEAALRALKNHDVVFVHVGGPDEASHDGDINGKILIIKKIDEMVGLILENVMLEDTCLVLLADHVTSTKLRRHTNDPAPITIAGAKVLHDGVLYFNEKAAAKGSLGKIRHLDVIPILLKIMES encoded by the coding sequence ATGAAGGCTATCATTATAATCGGTGATGGAATGGCTGATCGACCGTTAGAGGAGCTCAACTTCATGACTCCATTGGAAGCTACTAAAGTAAACAACATGAACTGGCTTGCCTCAAATGGCATTTCAGGGCTTCTCTGTTCAACAGTTCCTGAAAGCGATGTAGCGAACTTAGCCGTCTTCGGCTATGATCCCTCTAGCGTTTACACTGGTAGAGGGGGGTTCGAAGCTGTTGGAGCTGGAGTCCAACTTTCGGATGAAGATTTAGCTTTTAGATGCGACTTCGCCACTATAAACGAGGACTTCGTTGTAATCGATGAGAGAGCTGGTAGAGTAAGAGAAGAAGCTGCTGAGTTAGCGGAGTTTCTTCAAGATATGCGCTTAAAGAGCTTCCCGGACGTTGAGCTCCTTTTCAAGCAATCGCTGGGATTTAAGGGTGTCCTCATTCTTAGAGGGGAAGGGCTGTCAGCTAATGTGCATACATCACCGCCTAGGTTAAACCATCCAGCTGACTTGATATGGCCCTTAGACGGATCTCTTGAAGCAAAGAAGACTTGTGAAGTATTGAGAGAGCTTATAAGAACATCTTACATCCTCTTAAAGGATCATCCAATCAATAAGAAACGAAGGCTCTTAGGCAAACCTATGGCTAACGTCGTAATTCCATGGGGGGTCGGTAAGAGACCGTATCTTCAACCTTTCAGTAAAAAGTACAAGTTGAGAGCAGCTTGCATAGCTGCAGCAAGGCTTATTAGAGGTATAGCGAAGCTAGCCGACATGACCGTGATCGACGTTCCCGGAGCAACTGGAGAAGTAGACACAAACACTAGGGGGAAGGCTGAAGCTGCTCTAAGAGCTCTAAAGAACCATGACGTAGTCTTCGTACACGTAGGAGGACCTGACGAAGCATCCCATGACGGCGACATTAATGGTAAAATTCTTATCATAAAGAAGATCGATGAGATGGTAGGCTTAATCCTGGAGAATGTGATGCTTGAAGACACATGCCTAGTGCTCCTCGCAGACCACGTAACGTCAACGAAGCTCCGAAGACACACCAATGATCCAGCTCCAATAACAATAGCAGGCGCGAAGGTGCTTCACGACGGCGTTTTGTACTTTAATGAGAAGGCTGCTGCGAAAGGGTCTCTAGGAAAGATTAGGCACTTAGACGTCATCCCTATACTACTCAAAATAATGGAATCATGA